In Oryza sativa Japonica Group chromosome 3, ASM3414082v1, one DNA window encodes the following:
- the LOC4332757 gene encoding probable LRR receptor-like serine/threonine-protein kinase IRK, with the protein MRALVVLVGLACLAFVAEAKGGGAASAAALDDDVLGLIVFKADVVDPEGRLATWSEDDERPCAWAGVTCDPLTGRVAGLSLAGFGLSGKLGRGLLRLESLQSLSLSGNNFSGDLPADLARLPDLQSLDLSANAFSGAIPDGFFGHCRNLRDVSLANNAFSGDVPRDVGACATLASLNLSSNRLAGALPSDIWSLNALRTLDLSGNAITGDLPVGVSRMFNLRSLNLRSNRLAGSLPDDIGDCPLLRSVDLGSNNISGNLPESLRRLSTCTYLDLSSNALTGNVPTWVGEMASLETLDLSGNKFSGEIPGSIGGLMSLKELRLSGNGFTGGLPESIGGCKSLVHVDVSWNSLTGTLPSWVFASGVQWVSVSDNTLSGEVFVPVNASSMVRGVDLSSNAFSGMIPSEISQVITLQSLNMSWNSLSGSIPPSIVQMKSLEVLDLTANRLNGSIPATVGGESLRELRLAKNSLTGEIPAQIGNLSALASLDLSHNNLTGAIPATIANITNLQTVDLSRNKLTGGLPKQLSDLPHLVRFNISHNQLSGDLPPGSFFDTIPLSSVSDNPGLCGAKLNSSCPGVLPKPIVLNPDSSSDPLSQPEPTPNGLRHKKTILSISALVAIGAAVLITVGVITITVLNLRVRTPGSHSAAELELSDGYLSQSPTTDVNSGKLVMFGGGNPEFSASTHALLNKDCELGRGGFGTVYKTTLRDGQPVAIKKLTVSSLVKSQDEFEREVKMLGKLRHRNLVALKGYYWTPSLQLLIYEFVSGGNLHKQLHESSTANCLSWKERFDIVLGIARSLAHLHRHDIIHYNLKSSNILLDGSGDAKVGDYGLAKLLPMLDRYVLSSKVQSALGYMAPEFACRTVKITEKCDVYGFGVLALEILTGRTPVQYMEDDVIVLCDVVRAALDEGKVEECVDERLCGKFPLEEAVPIMKLGLVCTSQVPSNRPDMSEVVNILELIRCPQDSPETELG; encoded by the exons CCTCGCCTTCGTGGCGGAGgccaagggcggcggcgcggcctcggcggcggcgctggacgaCGACGTGCTGGGGCTGATCGTGTTCAAGGCCGACGTGGTGGACCCGGAGGGGCGGCTCGCGACGTggagcgaggacgacgagcggcCGTGCGCTTGGGCCGGTGTCACCTGCGACCCGCTCACCGGCCGCGTCGCGGGGCTCTCCCTCGCCGGCTTCGGCCTCTCCGGCAAGCtcggccgcggcctcctccgcctcgagTCGCTCCAGTCCCTCTCGCTCTCCGGCAACAACTTCTCCGGCGACCTCCCCGCCGACCTCGCCCGCCTCCCGGACCTCCAGTCGctggacctcagcgccaacgCTTTCTCGGGCGCCATCCCGGACGGCTTCTTCGGCCACTGCCGCAACCTCCGCGACGTCTCCCTGGCCAACAACGCCTTCTCCGGCGACGTCCCGCGCGACGTCGGCGCGTGCGCCACGCTCGCGTCGCTGAACCTGTCCTCcaaccgcctcgccggcgcgctgcCGAGCGATATCTGGTCACTGAACGCCCTGCGCACGCTGGACCTCTCCGGCAACGCCATCACCGGCGACTTGCCGGTCGGCGTTAGCAGGATGTTCAACCTGCGGTCGCTGAACCTGCGGAGCAACCGCCTCGCAGGCAGCCTCCCCGACGACATTGGGGATTGCCCGCTGCTGAGGTCAGTGGACCTCGGCTCCAACAACATCTCTGGCAACCTGCCGGAGTCGCTGCGGAGGCTCTCCACTTGCACATACCTTGACCTGAGCTCAAACGCGCTCACCGGCAATGTTCCAACTTGGGTTGGAGAAATGGCAAGCTTGGAGACGCTTGATTTGTCCGGGAACAAGTTTTCCGGGGAGATCCCGGGGTCGATTGGCGGGTTGATGTCATTGAAGGAGCTGAGGCTGTCGGGGAATGGGTTCACCGGTGGCTTGCCGGAGTCAATTGGTGGATGCAAGAGCCTAGTGCATGTTGATGTGAGCTGGAATTCTCTGACCGGCACCCTGCCTTCCTGGGTCTTTGCTTCCGGCGTGCAATGGGTATCGGTGTCGGACAACACCTTGAGTGGAGAGGTGTTTGTACCTGTGAATGCATCTTCGATGGTTCGAGGCGTGGATTTGTCGAGCAATGCGTTTTCAGGAATGATCCCATCTGAAATCTCCCAGGTGATCACCTTGCAGTCACTGAACATGTCCTGGAACTCGCTGTCTGGGAGTATTCCGCCGAGCATTGTGCAGATGAAGTCACTTGAGGTGCTTGATTTGACTGCGAACAGGCTCAATGGAAGCATTCCAGCTACTGTTGGAGGAGAGTCATTGAGAGAGTTGAGGCTGGCGAAGAACTCCCTTACTGGAGAAATCCCAGCACAGATTGGCAATCTCTCTGCCCTTGCATCACT GGATCTCTCACACAACAACCTGACAGGCGCAATTCCGGCAACAATAGCCAACATCACCAACCTGCAGACTGTTGATCTTTCTCGGAACAAGCTCACTGGTGGTCTACCAAAGCAGCTCTCTGACCTGCCTCACCTTGTACGCTTCAATATTTCACATAATCAGCTCTCTGGGGATCTCCCTCCTGGGAGCTTTTTTGACACTATCCCCCTCTCATCAGTGTCTGACAATCCTGGCCTTTGTGGTGCAAAGCTAAATTCTTCTTGTCCTGGTGTGTTACCAAAGCCAATTGTGCTGAACCCAGACTCTTCTTCGGATCCACTATCACAACCCGAGCCTACACCAAATGGCCTACGTCACAAGAAAACTATACTAAGCATCTCAGCCCTTGTCGCAATTGGTGCTGCTGTTCTCATTACTGTTGGTGTCATAACCATTACAGTTCTCAACCTTCGAGTGCGCACTCCAGGCTCTCATTCTGCTGCTGAGCTAGAACTCTCTGATGGATATCTCAGCCAGTCCCCCACAACTGATGTGAATTCAGGCAAGCTTGTCATGTTTGGAGGCGGTAATCCAGAATTCAGTGCTAGTACCCACGCTCTCCTGAACAAGGACTGTGAGCTTGGTCGTGGTGGGTTTGGCACTGTCTATAAGACTACTCTGCGAGATGGCCAACCTGTTGCCATCAAGAAACTGACTGTGTCTAGCTTGGTTAAATCTCAAGATGAGTTTGAGAGAGAAGTGAAGATGCTAGGCAAGCTACGCCACCGCAACCTTGTTGCGCTCAAGGGATATTATTGGACACCATCACTTCAGCTTCTTATATATGAGTTTGTTTCTGGGGGTAACTTACATAAACAACTGCATGAATCATCCACTGCAAATTGTCTCTCATGGAAAGAGAGGTTTGATATAGTTCTTGGCATTGCAAGAAGCCTGGCCCATCTCCACCGCCATGACATTATCCACTACAATCTGAAGTCAAGCAACATTCTGCTTGATGGATCAGGCGATGCCAAGGTGGGGGACTACGGATTGGCAAAGCTTCTGCCGATGTTGGATCGGTATGTTCTAAGCAGTAAGGTCCAGAGTGCACTTGGTTACATGGCACCAGAGTTTGCGTGCAGGACTGTGAAGATCACTGAAAAGTGTGACGTGTATGGATTTGGAGTTCTTGCCCTTGAGATATTGACAGGGAGGACACCGGTGCAGTACATGGAAGATGATGTTATTGTGCTTTGCGATGTGGTAAGGGCTGCTTTGGATGAAGGGAAGGTGGAAGAGTGTGTTGATGAGAGGCTCTGCGGAAAATTTCCGCTAGAGGAGGCTGTTCCAATCATGAAACTTGGTCTAGTGTGCACTTCTCAGGTTCCTTCCAATAGGCCAGACATGAGTGAGGTGGTGAACATACTGGAGTTGATCAGATGCCCCCAGGATAGCCCTGAAACTGAATTAGGTTAA